The following DNA comes from Marinilactibacillus sp. Marseille-P9653.
CAATTGAGCTGGAGTAACATCATATTTATCAGCTAATGCTTTGATGTCATCATTTTTCAAAAGCTCGCCAGTTGCTAGTGGAGAATAGGCTTCAACAACAATATTGTGTTCTTTACAGAATGCTAGTAGATCTTCTTGGTCTCGTCCAACATAAAAAGGAATTTGATTTACCATCGGCACGATATCGCAATTATCTAATAATGCTTGGATATCCTTTATCTCAAAGTTAGAAACGCCGATTGCTTTAATTTTACCTTCATTGTATAACTGTTCCATTGCTTTCCAAGATTGAATATTACCTTCAGTACAGTCTTTTCCGATTTCATCCCAAGGCCATGGTGCATGGATTAAATATAAGTCTAAATAATCAACATCAAGATTTGTAATAGTTTCATCAAATGCTTTTAAAGTTTCTTCGAACCCTTTGATTTGAGCTGGCAGTTTACTTGTAATAAACACTTCTTCTCTTGGTAGATTGAAATCCTTGATTGCTTTTCCAACATTTTCTTCATTTTGGTAAGCTAGTGCAGTATCGATGTGTGTATAGCCATTTTTCAATGCCATCGTGACTGAATCGTAAGCTTCGTCATTCGGGATTTGCCAAGTACCGAAACCGATTTTTGGTATTTCAACATCATTATGGAACTTAAAGTTTGCATTATTCATAAATTAAACAATCCTCCATTACAATTTTTGACTACGGTTACTATTTTACAGTAAAGTTAAATGTAAGTCTTTACATTTAACTCAGTCAGCAAAATATTTACTAAAAAGGAGAAAGTACAATGGAATGGTTTGCA
Coding sequences within:
- a CDS encoding aldo/keto reductase, with the protein product MNNANFKFHNDVEIPKIGFGTWQIPNDEAYDSVTMALKNGYTHIDTALAYQNEENVGKAIKDFNLPREEVFITSKLPAQIKGFEETLKAFDETITNLDVDYLDLYLIHAPWPWDEIGKDCTEGNIQSWKAMEQLYNEGKIKAIGVSNFEIKDIQALLDNCDIVPMVNQIPFYVGRDQEDLLAFCKEHNIVVEAYSPLATGELLKNDDIKALADKYDVTPAQLLIRYCLERDTLPLPKSTHEERIIQNKEVDFEISEEDMKQLMQMDDVRK